One part of the Ursus arctos isolate Adak ecotype North America unplaced genomic scaffold, UrsArc2.0 scaffold_14, whole genome shotgun sequence genome encodes these proteins:
- the PNPLA6 gene encoding patatin-like phospholipase domain-containing protein 6 isoform X2 has translation MGPSRHAPIVTSSGAADLTEWDGDGGVPAFGEGSAGRVCDAQPVPFIPQVLGVMIGAGVAVLVTAVLILLLVRRLRVPKTPAPDGPRYRFRKRDKVLFYGRKIMRKVSQSTSSLVDASVCTTSRPRMKKKLKMLNIAKKILRIQKEAPTLQRKEPPPAVLEADLTEGDLANSHLPSEVLYMLKNVRVLGHFEKPLFLELCRHMVFQRLSQGDYVFRPGQPDASIYVVQDGLLELCLPGPDGKECVVKEVVPGDSVNSLLSILDVITGHQHPQRTVSARAARDSTVLRLPVEAFSTVFTKYPESLVRVVQIIMVRLQRVTFLALHNYLGLTNELFSHEIQPLRLFPSPGLPARTSPVRGSKRVVSTSATEEPRETPGRPPDPTGAPLPGPAGDPVKPTSLEAPSAPLLSRCISMPVDISGLQGGPRSDFDMAYERGRISMSLQEEASGGPQAAPARTPTQEPREQPAGACEHSYCEDELATGGCPFGPYQGRQTSSIFEAAKRELAKLMRIEDPSLLNSRVLLHHAKAGTIIARQGDQDVSLHFVLWGCLHVYQRMIDKAEDVCLFVAQPGELVGQLAVLTGEPLIFTLRAQRDCTFLRISKSDFYEIMRAQPSVVLSAAHTVAARMSPFVRQMDFAIDWTAVEAGRALYRQGDRSDCTYIVLNGRLRSVIQRGTGKKELVGEYGRGDLIGVVEALTRQPRATTVHAVRDTELAKLPEGTLGHIKRRYPQVVTRLIHLLSQKILGNLQQLQGPFPAGSGLGVPPHSELTNPASNLATVAVLPVCAEVPMVAFTLELQHALQAIGPTLLLNSDIIRARLGASALDSIQEFRLSGWLAQQEDAHRIVLYQTDASLTPWTVRCLRQADCILIVGLGDQEPTLGQLEQMLENTAVRALKQLVLLHREEGPGPARTVEWLNMRSWCSGHLHLRCPRRLFSRRSPAKLHELYEKVFSRRADRHSDFSRLARVLTGNTIALVLGGGGARGCSHIGVLKALEEAGVPVDLVGGTSIGSFIGALYAEERSASRTKQRAREWAKSMTSVMEPVLDLTYPVTSMFTGSAFNRSIHRVFQDKQIEDLWLPYFNVTTDITASAMRVHKDGCVWRYVRASASYCPYLPPLCDPKDGHLLVDGCYVNNVPADIARSMGAKTVIAIDVGSQDETDLSTYGDSLSGWWLLWKRLNPWADKIKVPDMAEIQSRLAYVSCVRQLEVVKSSSYCEYLRPPIDCFKTMDFGKFDQIYDVGYQYGKAVFGGWSRGDIIEKMLTDRRSADLNESRRADVLAFPSSGFTDLAEIVSRIEPPTSYVSDGCADGEESDCLTEYEEDAGPDCSRDEGGSPEGASPSTASEMPLATSFLVSVSMKSTFCPQIPHVSDPLQCLSFFV, from the exons ATGGGGCCGTCGAGGCACGCGCCGATTGTGACCTCCTCGGGGGCGGCGGACTTGACAGAATGGGATGGGGACGGGGGCGTCCCGGCCTTCGGGGAGGGCTCGGCAGGCCGGGTATGCGATGCGCAGCCAGTGCCCTTCATCCCGCAGGTGCTGGGCGTGATGATTGGGGCCGGAGTCGCGGTGCTGGTCACGGCCGTGCTCATCCTCCTGCTGGTGCGGAGGCTGCGAGTGCCGA AAACGCCAGCACCGGATGGCCCCCGGTATCGATTCCGGAAGAGGGACAAAGTGCTCTTCTATGGGCGGAAGATTATGCGGAAG GTATCACAATCCACTTCCTCGCTGGTGGATGCCTCCGTCTGCACCACTTCCCGGCCACGCatgaaaaagaaacttaagaTGCTCAACATTGCCAAGAA GATCCTTCGTATCCAGAAAGAGGCACCCACGCTTCAGCGGAAGGAGCCCCCGCCTGCGGTGCTCGAGGCTGACTTGACGGAGGGCGACCTGGCTAACTCCCACCTGCCCTCCGAGGTGCTCTACATGCTCAAGAATGTCCG GGTGCTGGGCCACTTCGAGAAGCCGCTCTTCCTGGAGCTCTGCCGACATATGGTCTTCCAGCGGCTCAGCCAGGGGGACTACGTCTTCCGGCCAGGCCAGCCGGATGCCAGTATCTACGTGGTACAGGATGGGCTGCTGGAGCTCTGTCTGCCGGGGCCG GATGGGAAGGAGTGTGTGGTGAAGGAAGTGGTCCCTGGGGACAGCGTCAACAGCCTTCTGAGCATCCTGGATGTCATCACC GGCCACCAGCACCCCCAGCGGACTGTGTCTGCCCGGGCGGCCCGAGACTCCACAGTGCTGCGGCTGCCGGTGGAGGCCTTCTCTACCGTCTTCACCAAGTACCCTGAGAGCTTGGTGCGGGTGGTGCAG ATCATCATGGTGAGGCTGCAGCGGGTCACCTTTCTGGCACTTCACAACTACCTGGGTCTGACCAATGAGCTGTTTAGCCAT GAGATCCAGCCCCTGCgcctcttccccagccctggcctcccagCCCGCACCAGCCCCGTGCGTGGCTCCAAGAGGGTGGTCAGCACCTCAGCTACTGAGGAGCCTAGGGAGACTCCTGGCCGGCCGCCTGACCCCACTGGGGCCCCACTGCCTGGACCGGCAG GGGACCCAGTGAAGCCCACATCCCTggaggctccctctgcccccctgctgAGTCGCTGCATCTCCATGCCCGTGGACATTTCAG GCTTACAGGGTGGCCCCCGCTCAGACTTCGACATGGCATATGAGCGTGGTCGGATCTCCATGTCCCTGCAGGAAGAGGCTTCAGGGGGGCCCCAGGCAGCTCCCGCTCGG ACCCCCACTCAGGAGCCCCGGGAACAGCCAGCAGGCGCCTGTGAGCACAGCTACTGCGAGGACGAGCTGGCCACCGGTGGTTGCCCCTTCGGCCCCTACCAGGGACGCCAGACAAGCAGCATCTTTGAGGCAGCGAAGCGGGAGCTGGCAAAACTGATGCGGATTGAG GACCCCTCCCTCCTGAACAGCCGGGTTTTGCTCCATCATGCCAAAGCTGGCACCATCATCGCCCGCCAGGGGGACCAG GATGTGAGCCTGCACTTTGTGCTGTGGGGCTGCCTGCATGTCTACCAGCGCATGATTGACAAGGCAGAGGATGTGTGCCTGTTCGTGGCACAGCCTGGGGAGCTGGTGGGGCAGCTGGCAGTGCTCACGGGCGAGCCCCTCATCTTCACACTGAGAGCCCAGCGTGACTGCACCTTCCTGAGGATCTCTAAGTCCGACTTCTATGA GATCATGCGTGCACAGCCCAGTGTGGTGCTGAGTGCCGCGCACACTGTGGCTGCGAGGATGTCGCCCTTTGTGCGCCAGATGGACTTTGCCATCGACTGGACGGCGGTGGAGGCAGGACGCGCTTTGTACAG gcagggCGACCGCTCCGACTGCACCTACATTGTGCTCAATGGGCGGCTGCGCAGCGTCATCCAGCGGGGCACCGGCAAGAAGGAGCTGGTGGGCGAGTATGGCCGCGGGGACCTCATTGGCGTG GTGGAGGCGCTGACACGGCAGCCTCGTGCCACGACGGTGCACGCTGTGCGGGACACGGAGCTGGCCAAACTTCCGGAGGGCACCCTGGGCCACATCAAACGTCGATACCCTCAG GTCGTAACTCGCCTCATCCACCTGCTAAGCCAGAAGATTTTAGGGAATTTGCAGCAGCTGCAAGGACCCTTCCCAG CAGGCTCGGGACTAGGCGTCCCCCCTCACTCGGAGCTTACCAACCCGGCCAGCAACCTGGCAACGGTGGCCGTCCTGCCAGTGTGTGCTGAGGTGCCCATGGTGGCCTTCACTCTGGAGCTGCAGCATGCTCTGCAAGCCATCG GTCCCACGCTCCTCCTCAACAGCGACATCATCCGGGCCCGCCTAGGGGCTTCTGCTCTCGACAG CATCCAAGAGTTCCGGCTGTCAGGGTGGCTGGCCCAGCAGGAGGATGCGCACCGCATCGTACTCTACCAGACTGACGCATCGCTGACACCCTGGACCGTCCGCTGCCTGCGCCAGGCCGACTGCATCCTCATCGTGGGCCTGGGCGACCAGGAGCCCACGCTCGGCCAG CTGGAGCAGATGCTGGAGAACACAGCGGTGCGTGCCCTCAAGCAGCTGGTGCTGCTGCACCGGGAGGAGGGCCCCGGCCCCGCGCGCACGGTGGAGTGGCTCAACATGCGCAGCTGGTGCTCGGGGCACCTGCACCTGCGCTGTCCGCGCCGCCTCTTCTCTCGCCGCAGCCCTGCCAAGCTG CACGAGCTCTACGAGAAGGTTTTCTCGAGGCGCGCGGACCGGCACAGCGACTTCTCCCGCCTGGCGCGGGTTCTCACCGGCAACACCATTGCCCTCGtgctgggcgggggcggggccag GGGCTGCTCACACATCGGCGTGCTGAAGGCGTTGGAGGAGGCAGGAGTCCCTGTCGACCTGGTGGGCGGCACCTCCATCGGCTCCTTCATCGGGGCCCTGTACGCGGAGGAGCGAAGCGCCAGTCGCACGAAGCAGCGGGCCCGGGAGTGGGCTAAG AGCATGACGTCGGTGATGGAGCCGGTGCTGGACCTCACGTACCCCGTCACGTCCATGTTCACCGGGTCGGCCTTCAATCGCAGCATCCACCGGGTCTTCCAGGACAAGCAGATTGAG GACCTGTGGCTGCCATACTTCAACGTGACCACGGACATCACTGCCTCGGCCATGCGTGTCCACAAAGATG GCTGCGTGTGGCGTTACGTCCGGGCCAGTGCCTCCTACTGCCCCTACCTGCCCCCGCTCTGCGACCCCAAGGACGGGCACCTGCTGGTGGACGGGTGCTATGTCAACAACGTGCCAG CGGACATCGCCCGCAGTATGGGTGCCAAGACGGTCATTGCCATCGATGTGGGAAGCCAGGATGAGACAGACCTCAGCACCTACGGAGACAGCCTGTCTGGCTGGTGGCTGCTGTGGAAGCGGCTAAACCCCTGGGCAGACAAGATCAAGGTTCCAGACATGGCCGAGATCCAGTCTCGCCTGGCCTACGTGTCCTGCGTGCGGCAGCTGGAGGTTGTTAAGTCCAGCTCCTACTGCGAGTACCTGCGCCCGCCCATCGACTGCTTCAAGACCATGGACTTCGGGAAGTTCGACCAGATCTAT GATGTGGGCTACCAATACGGGAAGGCTGTGTTTGGTGGCTGGAGTCGGGGCGACATCATTGAAAAGATGCTCACGGACCGGCGATCTGCCGACCTTAACGAGAGCCGCCGCGCAGAC GTGTTGgccttccccagctctggctTCACTGACTTGGCGGAGATCGTGTCGCGGATTGAACCCCCTACGAGCTACGTTTCTGACGGCTGTGCTGATG GGGAGGAGTCGGACTGCCTGACGGAGTATGAGGAGGACGCAGGCCCTGACTGCTCACGGGACGAGGGGGGCTCTCCTGAGGGCGCGAGTCCCAGCACTGCCTCTGAGATG cccctggcaaccagtttcctagtctctgtttctatgaagtCAACTTTTTGCCcccagattccacatgtaagtgatccCCTACagtgtttatctttctttgtctga
- the PNPLA6 gene encoding patatin-like phospholipase domain-containing protein 6 isoform X1, whose protein sequence is MGPSRHAPIVTSSGAADLTEWDGDGGVPAFGEGSAGRVCDAQPVPFIPQVLGVMIGAGVAVLVTAVLILLLVRRLRVPKTPAPDGPRYRFRKRDKVLFYGRKIMRKVSQSTSSLVDASVCTTSRPRMKKKLKMLNIAKKILRIQKEAPTLQRKEPPPAVLEADLTEGDLANSHLPSEVLYMLKNVRVLGHFEKPLFLELCRHMVFQRLSQGDYVFRPGQPDASIYVVQDGLLELCLPGPDGKECVVKEVVPGDSVNSLLSILDVITGHQHPQRTVSARAARDSTVLRLPVEAFSTVFTKYPESLVRVVQIIMVRLQRVTFLALHNYLGLTNELFSHEIQPLRLFPSPGLPARTSPVRGSKRVVSTSATEEPRETPGRPPDPTGAPLPGPAGDPVKPTSLEAPSAPLLSRCISMPVDISGLQGGPRSDFDMAYERGRISMSLQEEASGGPQAAPARTPTQEPREQPAGACEHSYCEDELATGGCPFGPYQGRQTSSIFEAAKRELAKLMRIEDPSLLNSRVLLHHAKAGTIIARQGDQDVSLHFVLWGCLHVYQRMIDKAEDVCLFVAQPGELVGQLAVLTGEPLIFTLRAQRDCTFLRISKSDFYEIMRAQPSVVLSAAHTVAARMSPFVRQMDFAIDWTAVEAGRALYRQGDRSDCTYIVLNGRLRSVIQRGTGKKELVGEYGRGDLIGVVEALTRQPRATTVHAVRDTELAKLPEGTLGHIKRRYPQVVTRLIHLLSQKILGNLQQLQGPFPAGSGLGVPPHSELTNPASNLATVAVLPVCAEVPMVAFTLELQHALQAIGPTLLLNSDIIRARLGASALDSIQEFRLSGWLAQQEDAHRIVLYQTDASLTPWTVRCLRQADCILIVGLGDQEPTLGQLEQMLENTAVRALKQLVLLHREEGPGPARTVEWLNMRSWCSGHLHLRCPRRLFSRRSPAKLHELYEKVFSRRADRHSDFSRLARVLTGNTIALVLGGGGARGCSHIGVLKALEEAGVPVDLVGGTSIGSFIGALYAEERSASRTKQRAREWAKSMTSVMEPVLDLTYPVTSMFTGSAFNRSIHRVFQDKQIEDLWLPYFNVTTDITASAMRVHKDGSLWRYVRASMTLSGYLPPLCDPKDGHLLMDGGYINNLPADIARSMGAKTVIAIDVGSQDETDLSTYGDSLSGWWLLWKRLNPWADKIKVPDMAEIQSRLAYVSCVRQLEVVKSSSYCEYLRPPIDCFKTMDFGKFDQIYDVGYQYGKAVFGGWSRGDIIEKMLTDRRSADLNESRRADVLAFPSSGFTDLAEIVSRIEPPTSYVSDGCADGEESDCLTEYEEDAGPDCSRDEGGSPEGASPSTASEMPLATSFLVSVSMKSTFCPQIPHVSDPLQCLSFFV, encoded by the exons ATGGGGCCGTCGAGGCACGCGCCGATTGTGACCTCCTCGGGGGCGGCGGACTTGACAGAATGGGATGGGGACGGGGGCGTCCCGGCCTTCGGGGAGGGCTCGGCAGGCCGGGTATGCGATGCGCAGCCAGTGCCCTTCATCCCGCAGGTGCTGGGCGTGATGATTGGGGCCGGAGTCGCGGTGCTGGTCACGGCCGTGCTCATCCTCCTGCTGGTGCGGAGGCTGCGAGTGCCGA AAACGCCAGCACCGGATGGCCCCCGGTATCGATTCCGGAAGAGGGACAAAGTGCTCTTCTATGGGCGGAAGATTATGCGGAAG GTATCACAATCCACTTCCTCGCTGGTGGATGCCTCCGTCTGCACCACTTCCCGGCCACGCatgaaaaagaaacttaagaTGCTCAACATTGCCAAGAA GATCCTTCGTATCCAGAAAGAGGCACCCACGCTTCAGCGGAAGGAGCCCCCGCCTGCGGTGCTCGAGGCTGACTTGACGGAGGGCGACCTGGCTAACTCCCACCTGCCCTCCGAGGTGCTCTACATGCTCAAGAATGTCCG GGTGCTGGGCCACTTCGAGAAGCCGCTCTTCCTGGAGCTCTGCCGACATATGGTCTTCCAGCGGCTCAGCCAGGGGGACTACGTCTTCCGGCCAGGCCAGCCGGATGCCAGTATCTACGTGGTACAGGATGGGCTGCTGGAGCTCTGTCTGCCGGGGCCG GATGGGAAGGAGTGTGTGGTGAAGGAAGTGGTCCCTGGGGACAGCGTCAACAGCCTTCTGAGCATCCTGGATGTCATCACC GGCCACCAGCACCCCCAGCGGACTGTGTCTGCCCGGGCGGCCCGAGACTCCACAGTGCTGCGGCTGCCGGTGGAGGCCTTCTCTACCGTCTTCACCAAGTACCCTGAGAGCTTGGTGCGGGTGGTGCAG ATCATCATGGTGAGGCTGCAGCGGGTCACCTTTCTGGCACTTCACAACTACCTGGGTCTGACCAATGAGCTGTTTAGCCAT GAGATCCAGCCCCTGCgcctcttccccagccctggcctcccagCCCGCACCAGCCCCGTGCGTGGCTCCAAGAGGGTGGTCAGCACCTCAGCTACTGAGGAGCCTAGGGAGACTCCTGGCCGGCCGCCTGACCCCACTGGGGCCCCACTGCCTGGACCGGCAG GGGACCCAGTGAAGCCCACATCCCTggaggctccctctgcccccctgctgAGTCGCTGCATCTCCATGCCCGTGGACATTTCAG GCTTACAGGGTGGCCCCCGCTCAGACTTCGACATGGCATATGAGCGTGGTCGGATCTCCATGTCCCTGCAGGAAGAGGCTTCAGGGGGGCCCCAGGCAGCTCCCGCTCGG ACCCCCACTCAGGAGCCCCGGGAACAGCCAGCAGGCGCCTGTGAGCACAGCTACTGCGAGGACGAGCTGGCCACCGGTGGTTGCCCCTTCGGCCCCTACCAGGGACGCCAGACAAGCAGCATCTTTGAGGCAGCGAAGCGGGAGCTGGCAAAACTGATGCGGATTGAG GACCCCTCCCTCCTGAACAGCCGGGTTTTGCTCCATCATGCCAAAGCTGGCACCATCATCGCCCGCCAGGGGGACCAG GATGTGAGCCTGCACTTTGTGCTGTGGGGCTGCCTGCATGTCTACCAGCGCATGATTGACAAGGCAGAGGATGTGTGCCTGTTCGTGGCACAGCCTGGGGAGCTGGTGGGGCAGCTGGCAGTGCTCACGGGCGAGCCCCTCATCTTCACACTGAGAGCCCAGCGTGACTGCACCTTCCTGAGGATCTCTAAGTCCGACTTCTATGA GATCATGCGTGCACAGCCCAGTGTGGTGCTGAGTGCCGCGCACACTGTGGCTGCGAGGATGTCGCCCTTTGTGCGCCAGATGGACTTTGCCATCGACTGGACGGCGGTGGAGGCAGGACGCGCTTTGTACAG gcagggCGACCGCTCCGACTGCACCTACATTGTGCTCAATGGGCGGCTGCGCAGCGTCATCCAGCGGGGCACCGGCAAGAAGGAGCTGGTGGGCGAGTATGGCCGCGGGGACCTCATTGGCGTG GTGGAGGCGCTGACACGGCAGCCTCGTGCCACGACGGTGCACGCTGTGCGGGACACGGAGCTGGCCAAACTTCCGGAGGGCACCCTGGGCCACATCAAACGTCGATACCCTCAG GTCGTAACTCGCCTCATCCACCTGCTAAGCCAGAAGATTTTAGGGAATTTGCAGCAGCTGCAAGGACCCTTCCCAG CAGGCTCGGGACTAGGCGTCCCCCCTCACTCGGAGCTTACCAACCCGGCCAGCAACCTGGCAACGGTGGCCGTCCTGCCAGTGTGTGCTGAGGTGCCCATGGTGGCCTTCACTCTGGAGCTGCAGCATGCTCTGCAAGCCATCG GTCCCACGCTCCTCCTCAACAGCGACATCATCCGGGCCCGCCTAGGGGCTTCTGCTCTCGACAG CATCCAAGAGTTCCGGCTGTCAGGGTGGCTGGCCCAGCAGGAGGATGCGCACCGCATCGTACTCTACCAGACTGACGCATCGCTGACACCCTGGACCGTCCGCTGCCTGCGCCAGGCCGACTGCATCCTCATCGTGGGCCTGGGCGACCAGGAGCCCACGCTCGGCCAG CTGGAGCAGATGCTGGAGAACACAGCGGTGCGTGCCCTCAAGCAGCTGGTGCTGCTGCACCGGGAGGAGGGCCCCGGCCCCGCGCGCACGGTGGAGTGGCTCAACATGCGCAGCTGGTGCTCGGGGCACCTGCACCTGCGCTGTCCGCGCCGCCTCTTCTCTCGCCGCAGCCCTGCCAAGCTG CACGAGCTCTACGAGAAGGTTTTCTCGAGGCGCGCGGACCGGCACAGCGACTTCTCCCGCCTGGCGCGGGTTCTCACCGGCAACACCATTGCCCTCGtgctgggcgggggcggggccag GGGCTGCTCACACATCGGCGTGCTGAAGGCGTTGGAGGAGGCAGGAGTCCCTGTCGACCTGGTGGGCGGCACCTCCATCGGCTCCTTCATCGGGGCCCTGTACGCGGAGGAGCGAAGCGCCAGTCGCACGAAGCAGCGGGCCCGGGAGTGGGCTAAG AGCATGACGTCGGTGATGGAGCCGGTGCTGGACCTCACGTACCCCGTCACGTCCATGTTCACCGGGTCGGCCTTCAATCGCAGCATCCACCGGGTCTTCCAGGACAAGCAGATTGAG GACCTGTGGCTGCCATACTTCAACGTGACCACGGACATCACTGCCTCGGCCATGCGTGTCCACAAAGATG GCTCCCTGTGGCGGTACGTCCGCGCCAGCATGACGCTCTCGGGCTACCTGCCGCCGCTCTGCGACCCGAAGGATGGGCACCTCCTCATGGACGGCGGCTACATCAACAACCTCCCAG CGGACATCGCCCGCAGTATGGGTGCCAAGACGGTCATTGCCATCGATGTGGGAAGCCAGGATGAGACAGACCTCAGCACCTACGGAGACAGCCTGTCTGGCTGGTGGCTGCTGTGGAAGCGGCTAAACCCCTGGGCAGACAAGATCAAGGTTCCAGACATGGCCGAGATCCAGTCTCGCCTGGCCTACGTGTCCTGCGTGCGGCAGCTGGAGGTTGTTAAGTCCAGCTCCTACTGCGAGTACCTGCGCCCGCCCATCGACTGCTTCAAGACCATGGACTTCGGGAAGTTCGACCAGATCTAT GATGTGGGCTACCAATACGGGAAGGCTGTGTTTGGTGGCTGGAGTCGGGGCGACATCATTGAAAAGATGCTCACGGACCGGCGATCTGCCGACCTTAACGAGAGCCGCCGCGCAGAC GTGTTGgccttccccagctctggctTCACTGACTTGGCGGAGATCGTGTCGCGGATTGAACCCCCTACGAGCTACGTTTCTGACGGCTGTGCTGATG GGGAGGAGTCGGACTGCCTGACGGAGTATGAGGAGGACGCAGGCCCTGACTGCTCACGGGACGAGGGGGGCTCTCCTGAGGGCGCGAGTCCCAGCACTGCCTCTGAGATG cccctggcaaccagtttcctagtctctgtttctatgaagtCAACTTTTTGCCcccagattccacatgtaagtgatccCCTACagtgtttatctttctttgtctga